Proteins encoded together in one Marinithermus hydrothermalis DSM 14884 window:
- a CDS encoding WecB/TagA/CpsF family glycosyltransferase encodes MERLELLGLPLDPISMREALERIQGFLAEPGTRQVVTLNPEITVRAQRDPALARAIREAELVTPDGVGVLWAARTLCGARLSERVTGVDLTLELFRRLGPKLRVFFLGGRPGVAERAAARAQAEWGVRVAGSHHGFFQDEAAVVGQIREAQADLLLAGLGERQEVFLHRHKPHLGVRVAIGVGGTLDVLAGEARRAPEWTHRLGVEWLWRVGLDPKRWPRAGRLARFVGLVWRARFFH; translated from the coding sequence ATGGAGCGGCTCGAACTCCTAGGCCTGCCCCTCGATCCGATCTCGATGCGGGAAGCTCTCGAGCGCATCCAGGGCTTCCTCGCCGAGCCGGGCACGCGCCAGGTCGTCACGCTCAACCCCGAGATCACGGTCCGGGCCCAGCGCGACCCCGCGCTCGCCCGGGCCATCCGCGAGGCGGAGCTCGTCACCCCGGACGGGGTCGGTGTGCTTTGGGCCGCCCGGACGCTGTGCGGCGCGCGCCTTTCCGAGCGCGTGACCGGCGTGGACCTCACCCTCGAGCTCTTCCGCCGCCTCGGCCCTAAGCTGCGGGTCTTCTTCCTCGGGGGGCGGCCCGGCGTGGCCGAGCGGGCCGCGGCGCGTGCCCAGGCCGAGTGGGGCGTGCGGGTCGCGGGCAGCCACCACGGGTTCTTCCAGGACGAAGCGGCGGTCGTGGGGCAAATCCGCGAGGCTCAGGCCGACCTGCTCCTCGCTGGCCTCGGAGAGCGGCAGGAGGTCTTCCTTCACCGGCACAAGCCCCACCTCGGGGTGCGGGTCGCGATCGGTGTGGGCGGCACGCTCGACGTCCTCGCCGGCGAAGCCCGGCGCGCCCCGGAGTGGACGCACCGGCTGGGGGTGGAGTGGCTCTGGCGCGTGGGGCTTGACCCCAAGCGCTGGCCGCGCGCGGGACGGTTAGCTCGCTTTGTGGGCCTGGTGTGGCGCGCGCGCTTCTTTCACTAG
- the scpB gene encoding SMC-Scp complex subunit ScpB, translating to MKELEGPLLAVLFAAGRPVSLEELHKGLGLPEDTLLRALQALEDRLASGTLGVALERVAGGWRLVVHPTHLDPVRAVLRPRVPQLSKAALEVLAIVAYHQPITRAEIEAMRGKSAEGVLEGLVERDLVRVVGEKPAVGRPKLYGTTERFLEVFGLESLEDLPPIEEEPVLLLRD from the coding sequence ATGAAGGAACTCGAAGGCCCGTTGCTCGCGGTGCTCTTCGCCGCTGGCCGTCCCGTCAGCCTGGAGGAGCTGCATAAGGGACTCGGCCTTCCGGAGGATACGCTGCTGCGCGCTCTCCAAGCCCTGGAGGACCGGCTCGCCTCCGGCACGCTTGGGGTGGCCCTCGAACGCGTGGCGGGCGGGTGGCGGCTCGTGGTGCACCCTACGCACCTCGATCCGGTGCGGGCGGTGTTGCGGCCGCGCGTGCCGCAGCTCTCCAAGGCGGCGCTCGAGGTGCTCGCGATCGTCGCGTACCACCAGCCCATCACCCGGGCGGAGATCGAGGCCATGCGGGGCAAGAGCGCGGAAGGGGTGCTCGAGGGGCTTGTGGAGCGCGACCTCGTCCGGGTCGTGGGGGAAAAACCCGCGGTCGGCCGCCCCAAGCTGTACGGGACCACGGAGCGGTTCCTCGAGGTCTTCGGACTAGAGAGCCTGGAGGACCTGCCGCCCATCGAGGAGGAGCCCGTCCTGCTGCTTCGGGACTGA
- a CDS encoding 2-phosphosulfolactate phosphatase, with translation MRVRVDLLPKGQYNDLVILVDVLRATTSISILLARGAREVWVSPSLRAIRACAQEGDLLLGEREGIPPEGFHYGTSPAELVKLEVEGRRIYYSSDNLPWALEQITGYKHLLLGAFRNARAVLEAAHALAKEEIALVGAGFERAEGLDDTLVAGFLAKKLIRTYGEDRVQLADAARMSIALLKAFPDPQEALWQSGAGQFLARLGYTEDLAYASLISQDPVVPLLSERIEHEGRPLYRFTPWSGSNS, from the coding sequence ATGCGTGTTCGTGTCGACCTGCTGCCCAAAGGTCAGTACAACGATCTGGTCATCCTGGTGGACGTCCTGCGTGCCACGACCTCCATCTCGATCCTGCTCGCGCGCGGCGCGCGTGAGGTCTGGGTCTCCCCTAGCCTACGCGCGATCCGCGCTTGCGCGCAGGAAGGCGATCTCCTCCTGGGCGAACGCGAAGGCATCCCCCCGGAAGGCTTTCACTACGGCACCTCCCCCGCCGAGCTCGTGAAGCTCGAGGTGGAGGGGCGCAGGATCTATTACTCGAGCGACAACCTGCCGTGGGCCCTCGAGCAAATCACGGGGTACAAGCACCTGCTGCTGGGCGCGTTCCGCAACGCGCGGGCGGTCCTGGAGGCCGCGCACGCCCTCGCAAAGGAGGAGATCGCCCTGGTTGGGGCGGGGTTTGAGCGGGCCGAAGGACTGGACGACACGCTGGTCGCGGGGTTCCTCGCCAAGAAACTGATCCGCACGTACGGCGAGGACCGCGTCCAACTCGCGGACGCCGCCCGGATGAGCATCGCGCTGCTCAAGGCCTTCCCCGACCCTCAGGAAGCCCTGTGGCAGTCCGGGGCCGGCCAGTTCCTCGCGCGGCTCGGGTACACGGAGGACCTGGCCTACGCCAGCCTGATCAGCCAGGACCCCGTGGTGCCCCTCCTCTCCGAACGCATCGAGCACGAGGGACGCCCCCTGTACCGCTTCACCCCATGGAGCGGCTCGAACTCCTAG
- a CDS encoding thiamine-phosphate kinase yields the protein MRVDELGERALVKQLARIGYPPNATLPPGDDAGAVPWGGGHLLLKTDGFAYRQVALQGMSPEAVGWRAVTAVASDLVAKLARPLGFTLALAAPGEARVETLVGLTRGAARAAAAYGAALLGGDTNAGGELAIYASGVGVARAVLPRAAEPGDGVYLLGDRWGLSGAAIHAHYHGIPLDAYPAIRRAGHWPKARLEVLALGAVRDALSGSADSSDGLAETLWQLAEALGVGIHLEALPVFPEVRAYATEAGVDAHELVLYGGEEYEVVLVVKPGGEAAVERALRAAGVPHHCVGRVVREMGVWYRGEVLARRGYAHFQD from the coding sequence ATGCGGGTGGATGAGCTCGGCGAGCGGGCGCTCGTGAAGCAACTAGCGCGCATCGGGTACCCGCCGAACGCGACCTTACCCCCAGGGGACGACGCGGGCGCGGTGCCGTGGGGCGGGGGGCACCTCCTCCTCAAGACCGACGGGTTCGCCTACCGGCAGGTGGCCCTTCAGGGCATGAGCCCCGAGGCCGTGGGGTGGCGCGCGGTCACCGCGGTCGCCTCGGACCTCGTGGCGAAGCTGGCGCGGCCCCTGGGGTTCACCCTAGCCCTCGCAGCCCCAGGGGAGGCCCGGGTGGAGACCCTGGTGGGCCTGACGCGAGGCGCGGCGCGCGCCGCGGCGGCGTACGGAGCGGCGCTGCTGGGCGGGGACACCAACGCGGGGGGCGAGCTCGCCATATACGCGAGCGGCGTCGGGGTGGCGAGGGCGGTCCTGCCGCGCGCCGCGGAGCCCGGGGACGGCGTGTACCTGCTCGGGGACCGGTGGGGCCTGAGCGGTGCCGCGATCCACGCGCACTACCACGGGATTCCGCTGGACGCGTACCCCGCGATCCGCCGGGCGGGCCACTGGCCCAAGGCGCGGCTCGAGGTCCTGGCCCTGGGCGCGGTGCGCGACGCCCTGTCCGGCAGCGCGGACTCCTCGGACGGCCTGGCCGAGACCCTGTGGCAGCTTGCCGAGGCGCTGGGCGTGGGGATTCACCTCGAGGCCCTCCCCGTTTTCCCCGAGGTGCGCGCGTACGCCACCGAGGCTGGGGTGGACGCGCACGAGCTCGTGCTGTATGGGGGGGAGGAGTACGAGGTCGTGCTCGTCGTGAAGCCTGGCGGAGAGGCCGCGGTTGAGCGCGCGCTGCGAGCCGCTGGCGTCCCGCACCATTGCGTGGGGCGGGTGGTGCGGGAGATGGGCGTTTGGTACCGGGGGGAGGTTCTGGCGCGTCGGGGGTACGCGCACTTCCAGGATTAG